The Clarias gariepinus isolate MV-2021 ecotype Netherlands chromosome 26, CGAR_prim_01v2, whole genome shotgun sequence sequence CATCAAATCCCAACAATCGGGTGACACAAATGCTTTGGTGCTCAATGAACTCAAACACAGTTAAGTGTGAAATACCTCCGTATGTTTATAACAGCTCATCAAAGACCAAGTCAGACTTTGAGTACGTTGGAGACGACAAATCAAACTGCACTTTGTTAATCCACAATGTACAGTTCAGTTATTCTGGAAAGTACAAATTCAGATTTATAGCTCATGTGGACAAATGGACAGGTGAACCTGGAGTTACTTTACAAACTGCAGGTAAAATTTAATGAAGATCCAAAGTTATTTGGTTTTTGAAATATCTGTTTCTGTGTTAGAGCTAGAAACTTACTCAGGGCTTCACTCACACTAATCATATTGCACTGTTTTATAGTATTTGAATAATatagaaattttaattatatatatatatatatatatatatataatcttagTCTTAATTGAGTGatgtgaagtctttcctgctctctgaaaaagatttaaaggtgtCACTAATCAGGCTCAGTGGAAACGGAAACCTTAAACAAGGAGACTCGTTAAATCTGACGTGTGATGTGAACTGCACACACAGTTCCTCACGGTTTGTGTGGTCTAAGAACAACGAGCAGTTAAACACATCAGGACCCGTTCTTCACTTTCCTGCTCTAACCGTGAGGGATTCTGGGAAATACACCTGCACTTGGAAAACCAACGAGATGTCAGGATCTAAAACCATCAGCCTTCAGGTCGAGGGTGGGTCCGTCTGCTCACAACACTCATGAGTtactgaaagaaataaaagagactCCTTCAGTTAAATATTTacttgttaatttattattgctttctttttatcagaaaataataaaaactcaaaaATAGTTGAGTCGTAACACCACTGAATATCTCGAGTGATTACTGAAGGAAATAAAGTGACTTGTGTTTAGGTAAacatttatatgtaaaatatttattgttatttttctaaCAGGTGAAAGGCCTCAAACTGCTTGGCCAAGCTGGATCGTTGTCATGGTAACAGCTGTAGTGATTGTGATCGTCTCAGTAATCACAGTCTCTTGGTGAGCATATGAGTTTCACATGTTACAAGCTGCACTGCTAACCCTAACTTAGTAATTATCAGCAGTTAATGTGTAGTTTGTTCCTCATGTACAGGTTTCTGTGTAAGTGCAGGAGTGTACAGACTGAGCAGAGGGACGATTCTCACACCTACGCTAACGTCAAGCAGGAAAAGGACAAAGCTAAGATCTGTGCTAATGTAGAACAGAAGAAGGACAATAATGAGATCTAATCTAACATAAACGTAGAACTATCTAATGTAGAGCAGGAGAAAGAATAATGTTGAATTCTATGCTAATATGTAAAAGCAACAAGctgcacacactttcacaccttGGGCGTAGCTTAGAGAGTGAAATACCTCagtaaactaaaacaaaaacatggcagCACACTCACTTCTGTGTTTTGCACTTGAGCTTAATACTGTAATGgccaatttaataatttattacatttaatttaatttcaatcaTGGAGAAATTTTTAAGCTGGTTTAGTCGAGTTTTAAGCATTATCTTTATAATTACAGTTGAGCTATTAATTCATTATAACTGCAGTTCAGAGTTACATGACCAGTCCATTCGCTGTAACTGAGTTGAATTTAAGACCCAATAAAGTCAAACTGCCTGTAACAACAGTGAGTCAAAACTTCTAAAACTCCAGGTAGTCAAAACTCCCCTGAAAAGTTATTTTTGCAAATTATTCTCAgaaataatgttataatgttataataaataataaaacacttaatCAAATTAACATCAAGCCACAACAagcataataattttaaaaaataacatcttAACTCACTACAATgataaatcattaaattacatatTACAGTAAGCTGGTCAAAACCTTATTTAAACATAGGGAAGAATTTTTCCAACCTCTAtgcaatatatataattttgctCTATACTTTCTATacaatactttttaaacaaattatgttgattatttgttactttttaactttaattaaactTCCAACTGATCttcatttattgtcatttcatgGGAAATTCACATGCAGACGTCTGGAATGAGATAACTGAGGTGTGAAAGTGGGATCAGTTCAATAGGGGCGGTTcattccgatcagtaactcagtgcctttaCCCTCtgagggcagtggtggctccgAGGGTTAAGGCACTAAATTACTGATTGGAAGATCGGCGGCTCGATCCCCAACTTCatcaggttgccactgttgggcccttaagcaaggcccttaaccctaactgctccctAACCGTAactgctgtatcatggctgaccctgcgctctgaccccagttatgctgagatatgcaaagaaagaatttccttgtgctgtaatgtatatgtgacaaataaaggcttaacttaaaacTGAATGTATTGTGCTGTACTTTGGTGTAGATGTCTGACTTATCCTCCTTCAGCTGCTCAGTGTGAATGGATCTGCAATCACACACAGTATGGAATCCCAAGTGCAGGTGTAATTCTCTGTTATAAACATATGGAGGGTCTGTGCATCATGCCATGTTTGAGCTCATTAAGCACCATGTTTGAAAGCATTTGTGTCACCTAAATCATggagggccaaattgtgatggctggaGGACTGAGTGTTGGAATcgactccaaaactgcagctcctgTGGGATGTAactggtcaggacataccaaaagtgatccaaggaagaaaaaaatagtgaaCTGGCCACAGGGTCATGAGTGGCCAAAGTTCAGTGTTGCACATGGGGGTGAAGGCTGGCTGGTGTAATCCAACCTAATAGAAGCTACTTTCTACTGAaaagggggacctactcaaAATTGGGCTGGTGGCCATAATGTTAAGTCTGACTggtgtatacatactgtacaatagtgAAACAAAACGAAATGCACCACCTTTGATTTCAATGTTTATCACTTCTCATGGTCATGGTCTCATCTGTGTCCTTCAGCAActttcacaaacaaacaaaaaatctcaGGTGACATTGACAAAAATCTTAGGTCCTGATCGGTAAAAACTGAAACAGACACTGGTTTCCAGGAGCGGTGAGGGTAACCAGCTTTGGCTGGAATAGCATTACCAGACCCATCTATGTCAGCTTCATGTCAAAGAGATTCTGGAGGGGCAGGGGGTTGAAGCTCCTCCTCTCTGGCCGGGATTCCTTTCTCAGATGATATCCCCTGGTGTAGCATGTGATGAGACAAGCATGCCTTTCATCCAATAATGAGCTGGTGGGACCCTCCCATACCCTTACTTTgcaatagttaaaaaaaaaaaagtctaaaccGATTCATGTCACAAATGTCAGCTGGTAATACGCTGACAACCCAAAAAGCACCATTGTACACTCTTCCTCTAATCGAGGTTCCTTCTGTGAGAATTTGCATAGATCTTGCTATGATCAGATGGCATCTGGGAATTGTTTTGACCTAGTTATAGTGGACTATGCCGTGCTATACTCAAAAACTGTACCTCTATGCAACATTTATGTgctgctataaaaataaaaggtattCTTCCCTGTTATCTTACGAGTTGGTCATAGTGTCCTGTACGCTATGCAAGTTATACAAATTATCAGCCATTCGTACAGTCTTAACCTAGGAGCAAAACAGGCACAGGTTATGCGCAACGTGGGGTCGATTGAGGAAGAACAATGGCAGATTGGTGAACTTGGTAccttgggggtggggggggttgggaagatcccaggttcaaaccccacaaccaccaagttgccacttttgggcccttaacccttaactgctcagatgtataatgagataaaaatgtaagttgcctaaatgtaaatgtgagtgTACACACTGTAACATCAATCAGCACACAGTTAAAACTCtgaacaataattctgcctAAGAGTGAGATGATGTTTCATACTGGACAGCGAGAGCAGAATCAGAGCCAAGTGCAGCATCTTCATCTCTTCTTCAGTTAGAacttcacacactcactgttgGGTCTCAaagtctgcatgtgtgtgtgtttactgagCTCACTGACTTGATCTTGATAAATTAGAATTTAAAGATGTTCCTGTATAATTGAACACTGACAACACAAGAGTGTGAAACTATTAAAACAGGAAGAGAGTGAGTCAAGAATGTTTATTTTCAtacacagagaaacacacacacacacacagacacagacacacagacacacacacaaacatgcatgggcACAaatacacgcacgcacacacacacacacacacatgcaagatTTAAAGGGGGCTCTGATATAATTCCTTAATACATTACACACTTTGATATAAGTAGGTTTTAGTATAATCATGCACTATTCAGATCCCAAAATGTATGAAGGGATGaatttactttataaaaaaagtGTAAGGTTTTTCACATGGGTAACTATTTACGAAACCCTGAATACTCTTTCAACCACGAgactttctgtttctctttcttgtaTTTTCTCCAAATGCTGCCTGTAGTATCTCAACTCGAGTTTCTCTCTGGTCATGACGGCATCCACTAAACTCTAAgtcactctttttcttttctctctgcaTTTCGATTCACTCAAGATTATTACAACTTGTTTATATACAACAcactgtaaatgtgtatgatgcatgttgttgttttttcagctTGAAGGTAATGAGGTGTGGATCTGTGCTCAGCTCGTTGTTATGGTACATTAGCATATATAGCAGATTCATCGATCTGCTGCTGGAAATTAGCATATATAACAAAGTCATCCTTTATGTGCTGTACATTAGCGTAGATATTAGAACTGTCCTCCTTCTGCTGCTCAGTGCGGACACTCCTGCGCTTACACAGAAACCTGTTTATGAGACACAGAATACATGTTTACTGCTGGTATTAACTATTTGGCACAACTGTTTGTGAGCGAGATGTTGGTTTTAGCAGCGGATTGTGAGTGTTTTAGACAGTAGTTAGTATTGTTTAAATCTTTACCTCCTGTTGTACATCACAGCTCCAGTCACTAAAATCAAAATCATTGTGACTGTCACAGAAACAATGATCCAGACTGTCTGTTGATTTTCACCTGttaaaaaggaattacactATTTATCAtgtgaacatttaaattaacacaAATCACTTAATTTCAATTCAGCAAACATTCAGGAGTGTTGTGAGCAGACGGACCCACCCAGTTGTGAGCAGACGGACCCACCCTCGACCTGAAGGCTGATGGTTTTAGATCCTGACGTCTCCTCGGTTTTCCAAGTGCaggtgtaattcccagaatcccTCACGGTTAGAGCAGGAAAGTGAAGAACGGGTCCTGATGGATTTAACTGCTCGTTGTTCTTAGACCACACAAACTGTGAGGAACTGTGTGTGCAGTTCACATCACACGTCAGATTTAACGAGTCTCCTTGTTTAAGGGTTCCGTTTCCACTGAGCCTGATTAGTGacacctttaaatctttttcagagAGCGGGAAAGACTCCACGTCACTCAATCAGgatttcacacacatgtattattaaaaaataaatatataaatataaatgagaatttttaataaaattaaaatttggaCTTTACTGTCACAGTTCACAAACAGAAAGattgcattttttatatttaggaaAAGTAAATTATACAGATgtactttttagatttttattttaatcaaggAATTTTACCTGCAACTTGTAGAGTCACTCCAGGTATACCTATGTGTCTGTCCACATTAGTTATAAATCTGAATCTGTACTCTCCAGAATAACTGAACTGTACATTGTGGATTAACAAAGTGCAGTTTGATTTGTCGTCTCCAACGTACTCAAAGTCTGACTTGGTGTTTGATGAGCTGTTATAAACATACGGAGGGACACGACACCCATAATCTGTGTTTGAGTTCATTGAGCACCAAAGCATTTGTGTCACTCGAATGTTGGGATTTGATGTTGGATAATAATAACTACAGGGAATGGAGACACTGAATCCTCTCACAGCACAGATCGGATTAACGGGATAATTCACATCCCATCTACTGTACTGAGTGACAACACCTGCAAAATAAGTGGGTGAAAAAATCTTTATAGTTAAAGAGTAAAACCAAAGTAtgttatgtttattaatatattgttttGCTTTACAAAATGCAGctcagatatttaaaaaatttcgattcatacatatttttcaCAGTTTCATATAAATTACCataacttttgattgtgtaatgctgctttgcgacaattgttaaaagcactatataaataaaattgaatttaactgAATATAGTTAAGAATCTGTCCATGCCCTTGTGGCAGCAAAATATCAAAAACTGAACACTGAATAATATTCATTATTTCATACCTGAGACGGTGAGCAGAATCATTAACGAGTGCAGCATTTTTATAACTCCCATTTAGCAGATGAcctatgtgtatatgtgtgtgtgtgtgtgtgtgtgtgtgtgtgtgtgtgtgatctgtttAGCTCAgtgataaataaatgagaagtgagaaataaatgttgttccTAAAATGTCCAAAAGAAGAAGTGACAGGTGAAACCAGTGTCAACACTTACTTGGGTGAGAGAGATACGTTAATTATGGGGTAAAAGTTCATAATAAAGGGGTGGGCTTTTTAACTTAAGTTAATGAGAAATTTCAGCACATGAGGACATGCTTATTTATAGATAAATCAATTTTCTCCCTGTTTTGGGGTGACCGTGCAGCAATACATTTATGTCACACTTTTTtcttcaacaatatttttattgattttaaacagggatataacagggtaaacatgtaatgtttcaatatactgtagattttatgACCCCCTAATAaaccctatagcacccaccccacccctccctaactccaagccagctttacatgtataagaaaggctagacgccaggcatctaaaaataaaaaggagaaaaatgaaaagcataataataataataatatggagctggaagttttttagttctgcatgcaaaaaaaagaaaaaaaaaagaaagaaaacaaacaaaaacaattaaataagaatagaatcaaactataaatgtatatgaaaaaagcgaaggaagggcccccacacctgctgaaatttcaagtctgaatAATTGATTGAGTAATGAATCTTTtccagggacaaacaggacataatatctctgagccactgggcgtgagtgggtgacgtggcatccttccacTTGAATAAAATAGAACGCCTAGCCAGGAGTGTCGCACAAGATAACCgacgctgtttagctggagttagacgcttatcttcctctccagtgataccaaaaagagcaatcagaggatCTGGTTCAAGATTGCATTTTAATATATACGACAAGGCCCAAATTCaggcatgtccagtacatatgattaagagacgcctctccacttttacatttatcacagcaaggatcAATGTTTGGATAGAAAtgggaaagtttaagtttagagaaatgagccctgtgtacaacctgaaactgtaataaagagtggcgggcacataaggaagttgaaTTGACAAGTTTGAGAATtaaattccaagtatcatctgacagtgagagatttaaatctttctcccaagcagttttaattttactcaaAGGGGCGtaactcaaacccatcaatccaccataaatagtggatattaggcctttacgcagcggggacaaacataggagattatctataatatttacatcaggagcttcagggaaatttggtattaaagagcaaatgaagtgtcttacttgcaggtatctgaaaaagtgagaattgggtaggttaaacctttcagaaagctgttcaaatgatgcaaacttatggtcaacaaacagatctttgcaaagcttgatgcccttattgtaccattcctgaaacactgaatcatgtaaagaaggttggaagagatggttagagacaATTGGACTTgacagagagaagcccagaagatcgctgtgctttctgaactgagtccatactctcaaggtatgcctaacaactgagttattgatcaattttattgaggggatggggagtgcagatccaaggagtgcagagacagagagattttttacagactttatctccatttccacccaggcaggccgattaggttggttgtggaaatatgcccaaaagatgacagatcgaatgtttgctgcccagtagtaaaaacgaaAATTAGGCAGAGCCATGCCACCGTCTCTTTTTGATCTTGAAGTAAGGACTTATTCAgtcgtggatgtttacctttccaaaggtaagaggatataattgaatctaaagcaccaaaataagatttgggaataaaaaccggtacagactggaaaagatataaaaatttaggaagaatactcattttaatggcattaatgcggcccaccagggacatggacagtggtgaccagtgtcccaagtccttttttgtttggCTCAACAACCTaatgaaattttctttaaaaaggtgtttatgttttcctgtgattgtaataccgagataggtaaactgatttttcactatgttgaaaggaaaattgtgcataccagttGTTACTGCTGTAGTATTTAGCAGAAAGAgttcacttttgtgcaaattcaatttatatcctgaaaaatagctaaattcactgagcaatgacagcacagggggcagggaggagattggatttgttataaaaagtagaaggtcatctgcataaagggaaactttatgttcttctctctgcctccaaatcccagatatatccctacaactgcggaatgcaattgctagtggctcaatggcaaggttaaagagcaatgggctaagaggacacccctgacgagttccccgctgaaggctgaatggttgagactgctgagcatttgtcagaactgaggcagtagggcttgaatataataatttaacccaagtgataaaacttggaccaaaatgtaatttttttaaagccctaaataaatactggtcctcagatataatTGAGGGTAAAACAATCTCTAATCTAtgagccaagactttagcaaggattttaacatccacattgagaagagagattggtctacATGAAGAGCACTCTGTTGGGTCCTTATCCTTCTTTGCTATAagggtgatgcgagcctcattaaaTAAAGTGGGCATCTTACCTTGCTGAAAAGATTCAGatagaaccaaagctagttgtggtgcaaggtatgaggagaatgatttaaaaaaactctgcagggaacccgtcaggacccggggacttaccagattgcaatgatgaaaTAGCTGAAATGATTTCCTCCTGTGATATGGGCCCTTCTGATCTTAATTtagaatcaggggacagtgttgggatatctagttgagtcaagaaattctcaactgggaactcagaagtatataatcgagaataaaaattcctgaatgcatcattaattttagaatgatcggtagtaatggtaccatcctccatccgaatttttgtaatgtgttgctgtgctctaaatcctcttaactgactagctaaaagtttaccagatttgtcaccatgaatgtaaaaatgtaattgacATTCTATAACATGTTTTGAGATGAGTTCAAACTTATTTTGCAATTCTAcgcgttttttatacagatcagggtttttaaatagagcatactgctgatcaatttctttaatttggttgattAGATCTTTTCGCTCTTTATGtgccttccttttcatatttgccgtgtatgaaattatctgtaccctgaggtaggctttcagagcatcccaaacaattaaacatgacacttcaggtgtttcatttgtgtttaagaaaaaaaccaTCTGATCttccataaatttaacaaaatcgtCCTCCATCAGTAACAATGAATTAAAACGccaatttttattaatctgaGGGAGATCGGGAAtctttatagacataacaactggagcatgatccgatatcacaatgctctgataagcgCAGGTATTAACCATTGGGATCAATTGATTATCtatgaaaaaataatcaattctggagaaagtatgatgaacatgtgagaaaaatgagtattctctcttttttggattaagaaagcgccatatgtcagaaataccaaagctgcaaagataggactgaagtagcgtggcggatttactcagaggtataggattgggagatgacctgtcaagtcatggatctaaacagcagttaaagtcttcccctaatatgagagagtatgagctcagatctggtagagcagagaaaaaatcttcaaagaaggagacattatcataattaggggcatataaattagtcaacactacattagtattaaataacttccctgaaacaatgatataacggCCATGTATATCTGCAATAATATTATGttgctcaaaagagatgtttggattAATGAGATTTGAGACACtcctagctttggcctgaaaggtagagtggtagtgctgccctcctGAACGCGACATAAGAcgagaattatcagaactgcgaatgtgagtttcttgtaaaaatgcgattgcagtgttaagttgtttaaggtgtgagagcaccttccttctattgaccggatggtttaaacccttaacattccagctcacaaagtttaaagaactattcattctccctgagaggagatgcaggtagataaacataaataataatgaaatggctagcgtcagccttaaaacagaagtgtaaaacacagagcaacctatCAAAGATACACCGTGTATACTGAACTAACACAATACTGGTTTCCTGAGCAGATGTTCTCCAACTCACTCAcccgctggctcaggtcatctgtagcgagttctagtgaaggtaagcgctgtccctggtcctctacttgggcctgaatttggtctagcttactttccaataaactaaacaatgatttaaattcagccgctaacGCTTCACGGTGTTTATCTAACAGCGCTGAGATAGTCTCGACTGTTAGAACGGTCGCAGTGTCGTCTTTTTTCCCGCTTTTAACACTCCTGGTAGCCATTATAGATGAAAAGTAAATAACCGTGGGGTAGAGTACAAAGTTATTGTAAACTAAAgatttaattcaacatttaaagacgagtaagggagtaaagaaattaaaaaattgtcggagcacctaacttacacgtctactccatgtggctgctaaccggaAGTCCCTCATGTCacactttttgctttaaaaatttGCAGTTTTTCAGaagtactttattttttatatttgcagcTAGACTAGCAAAGAACGTcatgaagctaaataaatgagCAAGTGCTGCCAAAAGGAAGCATCCAAAGTGATAGCCAAGACCTCAATAAAGTTAGCCAGTACAAATATCTCGGCTTTCTGACCTGTGCTGGCAGTAACAACCTCCTTGTCACGCAGATTCTTGTCAATGTAGCCTGACCAAAGTGGAGGCAGGTGAGTGGTGTTCTCTGCAATTGCAAGACACCATTCATCTGAAGGCCAAGACAAATACATGTGCATTATTTGTCCAGTTGCCCTCTACGGCTCCAAATGCTGGCTGGCCATCATCAAGCACAAGCAAACCTTGCATGTCATAGAGACTTGCATGCAGAATTCTTGGATAGACACTTGGACTTATGTGGCTAGACCAGGGTCCCACTCCGGAGCCGTTTACAGGGTGCTCCATACCCCCTGCTCCTTTTGGAGTAAATGTTGGTAAAAGGAACTTCTATTGACAAAACTCCACCATTCAGAGCACTCTGcaaagtttctttttatttcataaataagaGGAGGACAAAAAGACATTAAGTACTTTATTTGAaactcagcattttttttttcggagttcaaaaatattttttgttgttcattgatttcataaaCGCAACACACTATAGGTTTTATGCATAGACGAAGACGTGTGAAAGGCCATAGGAATGCTGACAATATTAAAGAACAAATGCAGGGGGCAAATGCTGACAAATGCAGGCAGTTTCAAATGGTATGGACATGTCATGTGTTGCAGCGAGCATCTGCGCCTCTGCCCAGACAGACGCTGGCCCCACCCATAGCCCAAAGAACAGTGGCTTGACCGACTTAAAAAAGACATGAGAATCATTAATGTCATTCTCGACGACCCCCTCGATCAGAAAAAGTGGGAAATGCAGAAAAGCGGACCCCACACCAAGGCAGGATAAATAACAGGAAAGTTTGGGTTAAATTAAATCATGTTAAGGtaaaatgtaatcattttatTGTGGCTGTTGTAaacagtgttttattattaaaaagcttTAACTGTGTTGTCAGTTTTATCTCAGTACTAGTGttattttataaagtattaaactGTTTCCATAGCAGGGGGCTCACATTCATCTAATTTCCCTTCGCCCTGCTCGCCAGTAGCTAAACAGTCAAGATATTCTACAAGCAGAAACCCAACACTGTTTTAACTAATCTTATACTGTTTTAACAGACAAagggtaataaaataaattatttctttttactgccagaaaatatctgaaaaattaatttttatttccccAGCAAAAAGGAACACATGTGTACTGCTTAATAATAACCCCAAATCACTTGTtaaagttaatgctggttgtacAGTAATAGCTAAAGGCGGTCCTGACAAGACACAGCCACATGAAAAAGCTGAGTACCGTATGTATCATAAACTCCATAAAATTCCACTTAACGTGTAATGAGTCCTTCATTCTGGTCAAGCTTTCTGCCATGATAAAAATACAGATTTTGAGGTTAACAGAAGAATCAAACATTATACTCAATAAAAGTGTCAGACAATTTTTCATACATCTGACCTGAAATGTGTTTATATGGAGCATCCACCATAAAACTGCCCATGAGTGAGCGGTTACtataaaagttgtttttggCAGTGATTGGCTGCTGCTCTACTGTCTGTGCTGCTGTTACAttaaactaatcaacaccttccgACCATCAGAAACCAGACTTTACCAGCGCTGTGTATTAACACTAATGTACACCTTTTGCATTAAagtttgttaaaatgttgcTTTACCCGATTaaacttcttctttttgttgttttccagGAACACATTTTACTTCTCAGTTATTTGCATGTCAGTGAGCTGAGTgtacacacagacccgaagctGATCACAGCCTCATTGTTAACAGCAGGGATGGAGACGCTTCACCTGGTTACGATCCTACTCACACTTTCTGGTATGAAACCTTCATTTTACACTCAGTTTTTATCCATAATTACTGATCAGTGTTGTGTGTTTTCACTGTTTGCTGGTTCA is a genomic window containing:
- the LOC128513819 gene encoding myeloid cell surface antigen CD33-like, which encodes MKTLHLALILLSLSGVLTQDSRWGVNYPNNLICAVRGFSVSIPCSYYYPTSNPNNRVTQMLWCSMNSNTVKCEIPPYVYNSSSKTKSDFEYVGDDKSNCTLLIHNVQFSYSGKYKFRFIAHVDKWTGEPGVTLQTADLKVSLIRLSGNGNLKQGDSLNLTCDVNCTHSSSRFVWSKNNEQLNTSGPVLHFPALTVRDSGKYTCTWKTNEMSGSKTISLQVEGERPQTAWPSWIVVMVTAVVIVIVSVITVSWFLCKCRSVQTEQRDDSHTYANVKQEKDKAKICANVEQKKDNNEI